One part of the Anaerolineales bacterium genome encodes these proteins:
- a CDS encoding class I SAM-dependent methyltransferase, with protein MPRPHQGRVLEVGCGTGGLMQKLAQRGLHVTGIDFSSEAVEFTAARRAGPVARASANELPFADESFDFVTCVDLLEVATVQPEALVENALRVLRPGGYGLFVMAAHQWLLSEHDRAVNSIRRFNLTQLRNLFAGKTARVLRGTYLFFLVFPLVVLRKLGNKPLTGHISTSDVSVPPQAVNLPLYWLCWLENQLLRTANLPMGSSVVVVVQKNG; from the coding sequence TTGCCCAGGCCACACCAGGGGCGCGTGCTTGAAGTTGGTTGTGGCACGGGCGGCTTGATGCAAAAGTTAGCCCAGCGCGGCTTGCATGTGACCGGCATTGATTTTTCGTCGGAAGCAGTTGAGTTCACAGCCGCCCGCCGCGCAGGGCCTGTAGCGCGCGCCAGTGCCAACGAATTGCCCTTCGCTGACGAAAGTTTTGACTTCGTCACCTGTGTTGACTTGCTGGAAGTAGCCACTGTGCAGCCCGAGGCGCTGGTGGAAAACGCCCTGCGGGTCCTGCGCCCGGGTGGCTATGGCTTGTTTGTCATGGCTGCTCACCAATGGCTGCTAAGTGAGCACGACCGCGCCGTGAACTCCATCCGTCGTTTTAATCTCACCCAATTGCGCAACCTGTTTGCGGGTAAAACCGCTCGCGTCCTGCGCGGCACCTATCTGTTCTTTCTGGTCTTTCCGCTGGTTGTGTTGCGCAAGTTAGGTAACAAGCCGCTCACGGGGCACATCAGCACTTCAGATGTCAGTGTGCCTCCACAGGCAGTTAACTTGCCTCTATATTGGCTCTGCTGGCTTGAGAACCAGCTTTTGCGCACAGCGAACCTGCCGATGGGGTCATCTGTGGTTGTAGTGGTGCAAAAAAATGGCTGA
- a CDS encoding methyltransferase domain-containing protein — MAEPIWLDRLEATRPYQWLRQWMNRSLINFLVQGALAGRRGLRLAEVACGSGFAAHLLATRPEVSLSIAADLNLDDYTQANISGYAASFLLTDLFAPALQANSLDLVWNSSSIEEIDRPQQAVACMAALAKHGGLVFVGVPSRQGIAGLLRLLPSARTRAWLGRVYSRAELRGLLAGAGLHPVRETSYLFGTFIGLLAQKPRS; from the coding sequence ATGGCTGAGCCCATCTGGCTTGACCGCTTGGAGGCAACCCGCCCTTATCAATGGCTACGGCAGTGGATGAACCGCAGCCTGATCAACTTCCTGGTGCAGGGGGCGTTGGCCGGGCGCCGCGGCCTGCGCCTGGCCGAGGTGGCCTGCGGCAGCGGCTTCGCTGCTCACCTGCTGGCCACCCGCCCCGAAGTGTCGCTGAGCATCGCCGCCGACCTCAACTTGGATGATTACACCCAGGCCAATATCTCCGGCTACGCGGCCTCATTTCTGCTTACTGATCTCTTTGCTCCCGCGTTGCAAGCCAATTCGCTGGACTTAGTGTGGAACTCCTCTTCGATCGAAGAGATCGACCGCCCGCAACAGGCCGTGGCATGTATGGCCGCTTTGGCAAAGCACGGCGGCCTGGTGTTTGTCGGAGTGCCCAGTCGCCAAGGCATTGCTGGGCTGCTGCGCCTGCTGCCCTCGGCGCGCACGCGCGCTTGGCTGGGCCGGGTATATAGCCGCGCCGAATTGCGCGGCCTGCTGGCTGGCGCCGGATTGCACCCCGTGCGCGAGACCTCGTATCTTTTTGGCACGTTCATCGGCCTGCTGGCGCAAAAACCACGCAGCTGA
- a CDS encoding acetyl-CoA C-acetyltransferase has product MQLHEAVIIDGIRTPIGALGGSLAAVRPDDMAALVLKGLVERTGINPAEIEEVIMGCANQAGEDNRNVARMAVLLAGFPVEVPAITVNRLCASGLNAVNTAARAIKAGEGDVYIAAGVESMTRSPYSVAKAAQAYEYGNVTMWDTTLGWRFPNQKLKDAYGNDSMGETAENLYDETPISRDEQDRFALQSHQRAIAAVDAGRFKDEILPVPVPQRKGDPVIVDTDERPRRDTSMESLAKLRPAFRKDGTVTAGNSSGLNDGASALLLTSAAKAKALGLKPMARVVASAAAGVPPRTMGIGPVPAVRKALQRAGLKIEDISLVELNEAFAVQSLAVLRELGISEDITNVNGGAIALGHPLGCSGARILTTLLHEMRRRAPSMPRPFYGLATMCVGVGQGEATIVEWIGD; this is encoded by the coding sequence ATGCAACTACACGAAGCAGTCATCATTGATGGCATCCGCACTCCCATTGGCGCCCTGGGCGGCTCGTTAGCCGCCGTGCGGCCAGACGATATGGCCGCTCTGGTGCTTAAGGGTCTGGTCGAGCGAACTGGCATTAACCCAGCTGAGATTGAAGAAGTCATCATGGGGTGCGCCAACCAGGCTGGCGAAGATAATCGCAATGTAGCCCGCATGGCGGTTTTGCTGGCAGGTTTCCCGGTGGAAGTGCCCGCCATCACTGTGAACCGGCTGTGCGCTTCGGGCTTGAATGCGGTCAACACCGCCGCCCGTGCCATCAAAGCCGGCGAGGGCGATGTGTACATCGCCGCAGGCGTTGAAAGCATGACCCGCTCGCCATACTCGGTAGCCAAGGCCGCCCAGGCGTATGAGTATGGGAACGTCACCATGTGGGACACCACGTTGGGCTGGCGCTTTCCGAATCAGAAACTAAAAGACGCTTACGGCAACGACTCGATGGGCGAAACCGCCGAAAATTTGTACGATGAGACTCCCATCTCCCGCGATGAGCAGGACCGCTTCGCTCTGCAAAGCCACCAGCGCGCCATCGCTGCCGTGGATGCCGGCCGCTTCAAAGACGAGATCCTGCCGGTGCCAGTACCGCAACGCAAAGGCGACCCCGTGATCGTAGATACTGATGAACGCCCGCGCCGCGATACCAGCATGGAAAGCCTGGCCAAGCTGCGCCCAGCCTTCCGTAAGGATGGCACTGTCACGGCGGGTAACTCCTCTGGCCTCAACGATGGCGCCTCGGCCTTGCTGCTCACCAGCGCCGCCAAGGCCAAGGCTCTTGGCCTCAAGCCGATGGCCCGTGTAGTGGCTTCGGCGGCCGCGGGTGTGCCGCCGCGCACCATGGGCATTGGCCCGGTGCCCGCCGTGCGCAAAGCCTTGCAGCGCGCAGGGCTTAAGATCGAAGACATCAGCCTTGTAGAGCTGAACGAGGCCTTTGCCGTCCAATCCCTGGCGGTACTGCGCGAACTTGGCATCAGTGAAGACATCACCAACGTAAATGGCGGCGCGATCGCCCTTGGGCATCCGCTCGGTTGCTCCGGGGCGCGCATCCTCACCACGCTGCTGCACGAGATGCGCCGCCGTGCGCCCAGCATGCCGCGCCCCTTCTACGGCTTGGCAACTATGTGCGTAGGTGTGGGGCAGGGCGAGGCGACGATTGTGGAATGGATCGGGGACTAG
- a CDS encoding NERD domain-containing protein codes for MWDKKKRPKSPLREQPLRHAGQSLQDEINRVLDEKVFFDLTFVTAIIVVTGFQWYLYFYPQTKPPIAVTILTAVICTFLIFRMLRSLRAVKQLKLGRHGERIVAEVLEELRVRGFGVLHDVPGDKFNLDHVVFSPHGIYVVETKTINKPAPDAQVNYDGTRVLVAGRQPTRDPIIQVKSAARWLQEMLKASTGKAFPVRGVVVYPGWYVESRAGNKAEVWVLNPKALADFIIHQPQLLQPDDVQMALFHVSRISRTG; via the coding sequence ATGTGGGATAAAAAGAAGAGGCCAAAGTCCCCACTGAGGGAACAACCCTTGCGTCATGCAGGCCAGTCCCTGCAAGATGAAATCAACCGCGTTCTGGATGAAAAGGTCTTCTTCGACCTGACATTCGTGACTGCCATTATCGTTGTAACAGGATTCCAGTGGTATCTGTATTTTTATCCCCAAACAAAACCTCCAATAGCTGTAACCATTCTCACCGCGGTGATCTGCACATTCCTGATTTTTAGAATGTTACGTTCTCTACGGGCCGTCAAGCAATTGAAACTAGGACGCCATGGAGAACGTATTGTTGCCGAAGTGCTGGAAGAGTTGCGTGTTCGAGGGTTTGGTGTTTTGCACGATGTGCCTGGTGACAAATTCAATCTGGATCATGTGGTCTTTTCACCGCATGGCATCTATGTAGTAGAGACCAAGACGATTAACAAGCCTGCGCCAGACGCACAGGTTAACTACGATGGTACTCGCGTGCTGGTGGCTGGCCGCCAGCCAACGCGCGACCCAATAATCCAAGTGAAATCGGCCGCGCGTTGGCTGCAGGAAATGCTGAAAGCTTCAACCGGGAAGGCCTTTCCTGTCAGAGGCGTGGTGGTCTACCCGGGTTGGTATGTGGAATCACGTGCAGGCAATAAAGCCGAGGTATGGGTGCTAAACCCCAAAGCGCTCGCAGATTTCATCATTCACCAGCCGCAGTTGCTGCAGCCCGATGATGTGCAGATGGCGCTGTTTCATGTTTCGCGCATTTCGCGCACAGGCTAG
- a CDS encoding bifunctional phosphoglucose/phosphomannose isomerase, which yields MNLNDRELLKKLDPENMIGHINGLPDQLAATWELGQSLPLPERQGAKQIVVAGMGGSAIGADLLAAYGEPHLKASLTTHRDYGLPAWVNSETLVVCSSHSGNTEETLEAYQAAKAAGCQILVVCTGGILAELARQDSVPLWQFDHKGQPRTAVGYSFGLLLALVARMGLLPDPAAEVADAVAAMKAQQASFVAEVADTSNPAKRMGGQLMGRWVTVYGAGLMAPVARRWKAQINENSKAAASFEVIPETNHNALQGLMQPEAQFNASMALFLTAAHDHPRNQKRTQLTRTAVMVEGQNTDMIAATGDTRLANLWTALHYGDYVSFYLAMAYGYDPTPVPALASFKSSMAED from the coding sequence ATGAATCTGAATGATCGTGAACTGCTAAAGAAACTTGACCCTGAGAATATGATCGGCCACATCAATGGCCTGCCTGACCAGCTGGCCGCCACCTGGGAACTGGGCCAAAGCCTACCCTTGCCAGAACGCCAGGGCGCGAAGCAAATTGTGGTGGCGGGGATGGGCGGCTCTGCGATCGGGGCCGACCTGCTGGCCGCTTACGGCGAACCGCATCTGAAAGCCAGCCTGACCACGCACCGCGATTATGGGCTGCCGGCCTGGGTCAATAGCGAGACGCTGGTGGTGTGTTCTTCGCACTCGGGAAATACGGAAGAAACTTTGGAGGCTTACCAGGCCGCCAAGGCAGCCGGCTGCCAGATCCTGGTGGTGTGCACCGGCGGCATTCTGGCTGAGCTGGCCCGCCAGGACAGTGTTCCGCTATGGCAATTCGATCACAAAGGGCAGCCGCGTACCGCGGTAGGCTATTCGTTTGGGCTGCTGCTGGCGCTGGTGGCACGCATGGGTCTGCTGCCGGACCCGGCAGCCGAGGTGGCCGACGCAGTGGCCGCCATGAAAGCGCAGCAAGCCAGCTTCGTAGCCGAGGTGGCGGACACAAGCAACCCGGCCAAGCGCATGGGCGGCCAGTTGATGGGCCGCTGGGTGACGGTGTACGGCGCCGGCCTGATGGCGCCGGTGGCGCGGCGCTGGAAGGCGCAGATCAACGAGAACAGCAAAGCGGCGGCCAGCTTTGAAGTGATCCCTGAGACCAATCACAATGCGCTGCAGGGCCTGATGCAGCCCGAAGCGCAGTTCAACGCCAGCATGGCGCTGTTCCTGACCGCGGCGCACGACCACCCGCGCAACCAAAAGCGCACGCAGCTGACCCGCACGGCGGTGATGGTGGAGGGCCAGAACACCGATATGATCGCCGCCACGGGGGACACGCGCCTGGCCAACCTATGGACGGCGTTGCACTACGGCGACTATGTGAGCTTCTACCTGGCGATGGCCTACGGTTACGACCCCACGCCCGTGCCGGCGCTGGCAAGTTTCAAAAGCAGTATGGCTGAGGATTAA
- the rsmI gene encoding 16S rRNA (cytidine(1402)-2'-O)-methyltransferase: MSTLFLVATPIGNLEDMSPRAVRVLKEVGLIAAEDTRHSKKLLTHFDIHTRITSYYEHNQKHKLEPILEALAQGDVALISDAGMPGINDPGYLLVQAALAAGHQVSPIPGPSAPVAALAASGLPTDHFVYLGYLPQKASERQRAIRTAAALPYTLIWLESPHRLQAALADLHSVLGERQVAVAAELTKMYERFFRGTLSEAAAFYAKEPARGEFTLVVAGALQAEQARDEEQVKSVLRAGLESTPPSQLAKQVAADTGWPRSQVYTLLEQLRKENNESE, from the coding sequence ATGTCGACGCTGTTTTTGGTAGCAACCCCGATCGGCAATCTTGAAGATATGAGCCCGCGGGCGGTGCGCGTATTGAAGGAAGTGGGTTTGATCGCAGCAGAGGACACGCGCCACAGCAAAAAGCTGCTGACCCACTTTGACATTCACACCCGCATCACCAGCTACTACGAACACAATCAGAAGCACAAACTGGAGCCGATCCTGGAGGCGCTGGCACAGGGCGATGTAGCCCTGATCTCGGATGCCGGCATGCCGGGCATCAATGACCCCGGCTACCTGCTGGTGCAAGCCGCGCTGGCAGCCGGGCACCAGGTCAGCCCCATCCCTGGCCCCAGCGCGCCAGTGGCGGCGCTGGCGGCCAGCGGTCTGCCAACCGACCACTTTGTTTATCTGGGCTATTTGCCACAAAAGGCCAGCGAACGCCAGCGAGCCATCCGAACCGCGGCTGCCCTGCCCTACACGCTGATATGGCTGGAAAGCCCGCACCGCTTGCAAGCCGCGCTGGCCGACCTGCACAGCGTGCTGGGCGAGCGCCAGGTGGCGGTGGCGGCTGAGCTGACCAAGATGTACGAGCGTTTCTTCCGCGGCACGCTGAGCGAAGCGGCTGCCTTCTACGCCAAGGAGCCGGCCCGCGGTGAGTTCACGCTGGTGGTGGCTGGCGCCTTGCAGGCCGAGCAGGCCCGGGATGAAGAGCAAGTAAAATCAGTGCTGCGCGCCGGGCTTGAGAGCACGCCCCCCTCGCAACTGGCCAAGCAAGTCGCCGCCGATACGGGCTGGCCGCGCAGCCAGGTCTACACTCTGCTGGAACAGCTCCGCAAGGAAAACAATGAATCTGAATGA
- a CDS encoding DUF951 domain-containing protein, with the protein MLPEIKLDDVVRLRKVHPCGSTDWKVVRLGADIGLVCLGCGRRVLLERRKLAHRMKKILSEDEKQG; encoded by the coding sequence ATGCTGCCGGAAATCAAGCTGGATGATGTTGTGCGCCTGCGCAAAGTGCACCCATGTGGCAGCACAGACTGGAAAGTGGTGCGCCTGGGGGCCGATATTGGCCTGGTGTGCCTGGGCTGTGGGCGGCGCGTACTGCTGGAGCGGCGCAAGCTGGCGCACCGAATGAAAAAGATCCTGAGCGAGGACGAGAAACAAGGTTAA
- a CDS encoding site-2 protease family protein, whose protein sequence is MLDMTVSDLIARIIVLVVAFTVHEFAHAYTADRFGDPTPRAMGRLTLNPLAHLDPLGSLLLIVAGFGWAKPVLVNPDILQRRHPAAMMLVALAGPASNLLLAILAAIPFQLGIVPLAAAGALLPSAFQLLQAFVFINLLLMFFNLLPIFPLDGEKILTYFLPPAGKDFMASIRPYGSLILLAAIFLLPRLGIDVLGYLVWEPMRAFYQILMG, encoded by the coding sequence ATGCTTGATATGACCGTATCTGACTTGATCGCCCGTATCATCGTGCTGGTCGTGGCTTTTACCGTGCACGAATTTGCGCACGCTTACACTGCTGACCGTTTTGGTGACCCAACCCCGCGTGCCATGGGCCGCCTAACCCTCAACCCGCTGGCCCATCTGGACCCGCTCGGCTCGCTGCTCCTCATCGTGGCCGGCTTCGGCTGGGCTAAGCCTGTGCTGGTCAATCCAGACATCCTGCAGCGCCGCCATCCCGCCGCCATGATGCTGGTGGCGCTGGCCGGCCCTGCCAGTAACCTGCTGCTCGCCATCCTGGCCGCCATTCCGTTCCAGCTTGGCATTGTGCCCTTGGCTGCGGCCGGCGCCCTGTTACCGAGCGCCTTTCAGCTCTTGCAGGCTTTCGTCTTCATTAATTTGCTGTTGATGTTCTTCAACCTGCTCCCCATCTTTCCGCTGGATGGCGAAAAGATCCTCACGTACTTCCTGCCCCCGGCCGGCAAAGATTTCATGGCAAGCATCCGCCCTTATGGCTCGCTGATTCTGTTGGCGGCCATCTTCCTGCTGCCGCGGCTGGGCATTGATGTGTTGGGTTACCTGGTGTGGGAGCCGATGCGGGCGTTTTACCAGATCCTGATGGGTTAG
- a CDS encoding response regulator, which yields MANILFVDDEPLTRKLLTQAAMIMGHQAITAANEEEAIRLAQESRPDLIVTDVNLNGRRSLKMIQQLRSLPETSDIPIVTLSALNLSEIQSEARASGAVASLEKPIRLQELLEVIGEYAPKK from the coding sequence ATGGCAAACATTCTCTTCGTAGATGATGAGCCGCTGACGCGCAAGCTGCTCACCCAGGCAGCCATGATCATGGGCCACCAGGCGATCACAGCCGCCAACGAAGAGGAAGCGATACGCCTAGCCCAGGAGTCACGCCCTGACTTAATCGTGACGGATGTAAATCTGAACGGCCGCCGCAGCCTTAAAATGATCCAGCAGCTGCGCAGCCTGCCGGAGACCAGCGACATTCCAATCGTCACGCTCTCGGCACTTAATCTAAGCGAAATCCAGTCTGAGGCGCGCGCCAGCGGCGCGGTCGCCTCGCTGGAAAAACCCATTCGACTGCAAGAACTACTAGAGGTAATTGGTGAGTACGCTCCAAAAAAGTAA
- a CDS encoding carboxypeptidase M32: protein MSKEMEQLKEILGEISDINNASAVLGWDQQTYMPPMGAEARGQAQGTLDKIAHEKFTSAEVGKLLDALEKQAGDWDPDSDEARLVAVTRRHFDKDTKVPSSMVAERAELTTMGNQAWQEARIKSDFPLFEPHLEKLVDWARRFAELYAPYDHVYDPMLDIYEPGMKAKDVKAIFDDIRPKQVDLIKRISEAQQVDDSVLHQPFDEKGQWDFGVGVVTDFGYDWKQGRLDKTTHPFQTTLGWGDHRITTRVYPDFFNPYFFGTLHEAGHAMHAQGVAESLKRTPLYNSPSLAIGESQSRMWENLVGRSKPFWEHYFPKLQKVFPEQLKGVDMETFYKAINKVAPSYIRVEADEATYNLHIMLRMELEMAIMEGEAEVKKLPMYWSDLFSKYLGVTPPNDKEGVLQDVHWSFGLMGYFSTYALGNLVSAQLWEVIGRDIPDIENKIRSAEFAPLLQWLNKHVHAPGAKFEPQVMVERITGSKINGDAYIRYLEKKFSDIYGL from the coding sequence ATGAGCAAAGAAATGGAACAACTGAAGGAGATCCTGGGCGAGATCTCCGACATCAACAATGCCAGTGCGGTATTGGGCTGGGACCAGCAGACTTACATGCCGCCGATGGGCGCCGAAGCCCGCGGCCAGGCCCAGGGCACGCTGGACAAGATCGCCCATGAGAAGTTCACCTCAGCCGAGGTGGGCAAGCTGCTGGATGCGCTGGAGAAGCAAGCCGGCGACTGGGATCCGGATTCAGATGAGGCCCGGCTGGTGGCGGTCACCCGCCGCCATTTTGACAAGGACACCAAGGTGCCCAGCAGCATGGTGGCTGAGCGCGCCGAGCTGACCACGATGGGCAACCAGGCCTGGCAGGAAGCGCGCATCAAGTCTGACTTCCCGCTGTTTGAGCCGCACCTGGAGAAGTTGGTGGACTGGGCACGCCGTTTTGCCGAGTTGTACGCTCCGTACGACCATGTGTATGACCCGATGCTGGATATTTACGAGCCGGGCATGAAGGCCAAGGACGTCAAAGCGATCTTCGATGACATCCGCCCCAAGCAGGTGGACCTGATCAAGCGCATCTCTGAAGCGCAGCAGGTGGATGACTCCGTACTGCACCAGCCGTTTGACGAAAAAGGCCAGTGGGACTTTGGTGTGGGCGTGGTGACTGACTTCGGCTACGACTGGAAGCAAGGCCGCCTGGACAAGACCACCCACCCCTTCCAAACCACGCTGGGCTGGGGCGACCACCGCATCACTACCCGCGTCTACCCTGATTTCTTCAACCCCTACTTCTTTGGCACTCTGCACGAAGCCGGGCATGCCATGCACGCCCAGGGCGTAGCCGAGAGCCTGAAGCGCACGCCGCTGTACAACAGCCCCTCGCTGGCGATCGGCGAATCGCAATCACGCATGTGGGAAAACCTGGTGGGCCGCTCCAAGCCCTTCTGGGAGCACTACTTCCCCAAACTGCAGAAGGTGTTCCCTGAGCAGTTGAAGGGCGTAGATATGGAAACCTTCTACAAGGCCATCAACAAAGTAGCGCCGTCGTACATTCGTGTAGAGGCGGATGAGGCTACCTACAACCTGCATATCATGCTGCGCATGGAGCTGGAGATGGCCATCATGGAGGGCGAGGCCGAGGTCAAGAAACTACCCATGTACTGGAGCGACCTGTTCAGCAAGTACCTGGGCGTTACCCCACCGAATGATAAGGAAGGCGTGCTGCAAGATGTGCACTGGTCATTCGGCCTGATGGGCTACTTCTCCACCTATGCGCTGGGCAACCTGGTATCCGCCCAGCTGTGGGAAGTGATCGGCCGCGATATCCCCGATATCGAGAACAAGATCCGCTCGGCGGAATTTGCCCCGCTGCTGCAATGGCTGAACAAGCACGTGCACGCCCCGGGCGCCAAGTTCGAACCCCAGGTGATGGTGGAGCGCATCACCGGCTCCAAGATCAACGGTGACGCCTACATTCGCTACCTGGAGAAGAAGTTCAGCGACATCTACGGACTGTAG
- a CDS encoding PDZ domain-containing protein, translating into MRTSRVLLIVLAFALAACGSDGEATAAPNSAFEPASIQNDEGGVVTITGELFYSYPFFTDGVAQPLVILEDQAGFVDRDRGYLMPVASQVMGQITSDFYISPFTYSISLPIVPQGGVRDVDQNGEENTGVLVFAPAYWTNAFGDPFLEKRDLGGGGWSTAYTSVRTSEEAATEREYIGGKLLVYAADDQQGFPSGFGADNMLFTEDDPIVGIPQGYTLVDMDTDPFTFDRSRTAVMDLLEPEGAALDDFSDLPYGEAFDAMITMMRQEYAFTELKGLDWDALDAEFRPRFEQAEADNDEDAYFFAMRDFLWSIPDGHIGFSFPNVLNNQFNIDIATGLGLSIRDTSDGRVIVTFLTPGGPAERAGIQLGAQIISLDGEPVDEIVSRAVPWSSPFSTDHTRRLQQLRYAVRFPQAVDIAVEYQNPGGAPATTVVRTTAEYDSFNQSSFFGETTGFELPVEFEVMENGYGYVAIYSFFDNEVLTIQLWERMINTLNTNEIPGLVIDMRNNGGGFGFLADQMAAYFFTEEMAIGLGSAWDESLGDFYTDPNTPDMLYPPSEDMQYHGKIVVLVSPNCSSACEFFAHDMTIQDRATVVGHYPTGGLGGGVKDFEMPGMTVRFPIARPMDLDGNIIIEDVGVVPDVFVPVNEETLFSSGDPLLEAAIAVLDNPAGAGVVPSGPPALDSDYNALAQLQAGVPTLFDVAREEYSDAEHETPGTLYYTIVLPQSTSIVGGYYWCTVTPEELEDNWGKMSITVELNGEVIPNDQLDFESHPDLPCNLLTVLMTDWPAGEHHMVVSVVHSASLNDGYGDYPAGTYVSDFRIFVEK; encoded by the coding sequence ATGCGTACTTCCCGCGTTTTGTTAATTGTTCTCGCTTTTGCCCTGGCCGCGTGTGGCTCGGATGGCGAAGCGACCGCCGCGCCCAACAGCGCTTTTGAGCCGGCTTCCATCCAGAACGACGAGGGTGGGGTGGTCACCATCACCGGTGAGCTCTTCTACAGCTATCCCTTCTTTACTGATGGCGTAGCCCAGCCCCTCGTCATTCTTGAAGACCAGGCCGGTTTTGTTGATCGTGACCGCGGCTACCTGATGCCCGTCGCCTCCCAGGTGATGGGGCAGATCACCTCTGACTTTTATATCTCGCCCTTCACCTACAGCATCTCGCTGCCCATCGTGCCCCAAGGCGGTGTCCGGGATGTGGACCAGAACGGCGAGGAGAACACCGGCGTGCTGGTGTTTGCGCCAGCTTACTGGACCAACGCCTTTGGTGATCCCTTCCTTGAGAAGCGTGACTTGGGCGGCGGTGGCTGGTCCACCGCCTACACCTCCGTGCGCACCAGCGAAGAAGCCGCCACTGAGCGCGAGTACATCGGCGGCAAGCTGTTGGTCTACGCCGCCGATGACCAGCAGGGTTTCCCTTCCGGCTTCGGCGCCGACAACATGCTTTTCACTGAGGACGATCCCATCGTCGGCATCCCGCAGGGCTACACCCTGGTGGATATGGATACGGACCCCTTCACCTTTGACCGATCACGCACCGCAGTGATGGATCTGCTAGAGCCCGAAGGCGCTGCGCTGGACGACTTCTCTGACCTACCCTATGGCGAAGCCTTTGACGCCATGATCACGATGATGCGCCAGGAGTACGCCTTCACCGAGCTCAAGGGCTTGGATTGGGACGCGCTCGACGCTGAGTTCCGCCCGCGCTTTGAGCAGGCCGAAGCTGACAACGATGAAGATGCCTACTTCTTCGCCATGCGAGATTTCCTGTGGTCCATCCCCGATGGCCATATCGGCTTCTCCTTCCCCAATGTGTTGAACAACCAATTCAACATTGATATTGCCACCGGTCTGGGTCTCTCGATCCGAGACACCAGCGATGGCCGCGTCATCGTTACCTTCCTCACCCCGGGTGGCCCGGCCGAACGCGCCGGCATCCAGCTTGGCGCCCAGATCATCAGTCTTGATGGCGAACCGGTCGATGAGATCGTCTCCCGCGCCGTGCCCTGGTCTTCGCCCTTCAGCACGGACCATACTCGCCGTCTGCAGCAGCTTCGCTACGCTGTGCGCTTCCCGCAGGCCGTAGATATCGCCGTGGAGTACCAGAACCCGGGCGGTGCGCCTGCCACGACGGTGGTGCGCACCACCGCGGAGTACGACAGCTTCAACCAGTCCTCCTTCTTCGGCGAGACCACCGGTTTTGAGCTCCCCGTGGAATTTGAGGTCATGGAGAATGGCTACGGCTATGTAGCCATCTACTCCTTCTTCGACAACGAGGTGCTCACCATCCAGCTGTGGGAGCGCATGATCAATACGCTCAATACCAATGAGATCCCAGGCCTGGTGATCGATATGCGCAACAATGGCGGCGGCTTCGGTTTCCTGGCCGATCAGATGGCGGCCTACTTCTTCACCGAAGAAATGGCCATCGGCCTCGGTTCGGCCTGGGATGAAAGCCTGGGCGACTTTTACACGGACCCCAACACGCCGGACATGCTCTACCCGCCTTCCGAGGACATGCAGTATCACGGCAAGATTGTCGTGCTGGTCTCCCCCAACTGCTCCAGCGCCTGCGAGTTCTTCGCCCATGACATGACCATCCAGGATCGCGCCACCGTTGTGGGCCACTATCCCACCGGCGGCCTGGGCGGCGGCGTGAAGGATTTTGAGATGCCCGGCATGACCGTGCGCTTCCCCATCGCCCGCCCGATGGACCTTGACGGCAATATCATCATCGAGGACGTGGGCGTAGTGCCCGATGTGTTCGTACCGGTGAACGAGGAGACCCTGTTCAGCAGCGGTGACCCGCTGCTGGAAGCTGCCATCGCCGTGCTGGATAACCCGGCCGGCGCCGGCGTGGTGCCCTCCGGCCCGCCCGCGCTGGATAGCGACTACAACGCCCTGGCCCAGCTGCAGGCCGGCGTGCCGACCCTGTTCGATGTCGCCCGCGAGGAGTACAGCGACGCCGAGCACGAAACCCCTGGCACCCTGTACTACACCATCGTTCTGCCCCAATCCACGTCCATCGTGGGCGGCTACTACTGGTGCACCGTCACCCCTGAGGAACTGGAGGACAACTGGGGCAAGATGAGCATCACGGTTGAGCTCAATGGCGAGGTCATCCCCAATGACCAGCTTGACTTCGAGTCCCATCCGGACCTGCCCTGCAACCTGCTCACCGTCTTAATGACGGACTGGCCGGCAGGCGAGCACCACATGGTGGTCTCGGTGGTGCACAGCGCCAGCCTAAACGATGGCTACGGCGATTACCCCGCCGGCACCTACGTCTCAGACTTCCGCATCTTTGTTGAGAAGTAA